A genomic region of Zygotorulaspora mrakii chromosome 7, complete sequence contains the following coding sequences:
- the PRP39 gene encoding Prp39p (similar to Saccharomyces cerevisiae PRP39 (YML046W); ancestral locus Anc_1.493), translated as MPGLNTNNIAEGSDKALYGLDPSFLKENPQLVNSYENIHWDSINSLNALVGAIEQVVIKYKNPNDRIKLAIEKMYRELLQKYPLFFGYWKRFTAVEYQLFGLQKSIDTLKKSVEAFPSSLELWCDYLNVLCTNNAVETTLIRGNFQVAKELIGYQFLSHPFWDKYIEFETKNEQSSNLKSIYEELVRIPLHQYAKYGVAYREFLRGIASQSEILDLDATIRSTQKAVTAIWPYESKIKQNFFTLSPVSNGELTNWDSYLEFIQLNRQQYNFSGEMIRAVFERCLVPCLYYEAFWIRFVKWFQREDSSVIQHVIEIFQKGISVLPITSRTFRLQFLQYLKKNLRNDKSYMFSIYSQTIASYMKIWPDQSSLMAEYLSLMKRTEFGSTIEQQDKEVLSKQTAYSNFLELAVRNYLQRRVDRSIPLQDVINDSNIAVVIVELIKSAWLVLKNIMQTRKYFNFYGKSPLLRTSVSFWLTYYKFEKSQQNFTKLNKFINDLGTNIFLPTTIVNDILIDYQSFYLANSNIADYQEHFAIVENSQEIQIADPILFSQFKINDPAWVPNLYKNSLDWYKSREFKENGHPGIIDEKPLITNAILEESSKSFDNVLPPLPTFRNLEKINQAVKYDDKFEKEHIGSNT; from the coding sequence ATGCCAGGGTTGAACACTAATAACATTGCCGAAGGTAGCGATAAGGCACTTTATGGGCTGGACCCCTCTTTCCTGAAAGAAAACCCTCAACTGGTTAATTCTTACGAGAATATACATTGGGACAGTATCAATTCACTTAACGCTCTAGTGGGAGCAATTGAGCAGGTGGTTATAAAGTACAAGAATCCAAATGACCGTATTAAGCTTGCGATTGAAAAGATGTACCGCGAACTGTTACAAAAATACccacttttttttggttaTTGGAAAAGATTCACGGCAGTTGAATACCAATTATTCGGACTACAAAAATCTATAGATACTTTAAAAAAGTCTGTGGAAGCATTTCCATCATCATTAGAACTGTGGTGCGATTACTTAAATGTTCTTTGTACAAATAATGCAGTCGAAACTACACTGATCAGGGGAAATTTTCAGGTAgcaaaagaattgattgGGTATCAGTTCTTGTCTCACCCATTTTGGGACAAGTACATTGAGTTTGAAACCAAGAATGAGCAATCGTCCAATTTAAAGTCGATTTACGAGGAATTGGTAAGGATACCTCTGCACCAATATGCGAAATATGGCGTTGCATACAGAGAATTCTTACGTGGAATAGCCTCCCAAAGTGAGATTCTCGATCTGGATGCCACAATAAGAAGCACTCAAAAGGCAGTCACTGCAATCTGGCCTTATGAGTCAAAAATAAagcaaaatttttttacacTGTCCCCCGTATCGAATGGAGAACTCACAAATTGGGACAGCTACCTCGAATTTATACAGTTAAATCGTCAACAGTACAACTTTTCCGGGGAAATGATAAGGGCTGTTTTCGAAAGGTGCCTTGTACCCTGTTTGTACTACGAAGCTTTTTGGATTAGATTTGTAAAATGGTTTCAAAGGGAAGATTCCTCAGTGATCCAACATGtcattgaaatctttcaaaaaggcaTTTCGGTATTACCCATCACATCAAGAACCTTTCGTCTTCAATTTTTACAGtatctgaagaaaaatctcaGAAATGATAAGAGCTATATGTTCAGCATATATTCACAGACTATTGCGTCTTACATGAAAATCTGGCCTGACCAAAGTTCTTTGATGGCTGAATATTTGTCTTTAATGAAAAGAACCGAATTCGGCTCAACCATAGAACAGCAAGATAAGGAAGTTTTGAGTAAGCAAACCGCATATTCTAACTTTTTGGAACTCGCTGTCAGAAATTACTTGCAGAGACGTGTTGACAGAAGCATTCCACTGCAAGATGTGATCAATGATAGCAATATAGCAGTTGTCATTGTAGAACTAATAAAGTCAGCATGGCTTGTCCTTAAAAATATCATGCAAACTAGAAAATACTTTAATTTTTATGGTAAAAGTCCGTTACTAAGAACTTCGGTTTCATTTTGGCTGACTTAttataaatttgaaaaatctcagCAGAACTTCACGAAGCTGAACAAGTTTATAAATGATCTCGGCACAAATATATTTCTGCCGACAACTATCGTGAACGATATATTAATTGATTACCAATCTTTTTATCTGGCCAACTCCAACATTGCGGACTATCAAGAACATTTTGCAATAGTGGAGAACTCTCAAGAGATTCAGATTGCAGATCCTATCCTATTTTCCCAGTTCAAAATCAACGATCCCGCATGGGTACCGAACCTTTATAAGAACTCTCTAGACTGGTACAAATCGAGAGagttcaaagaaaatgggcATCCCGGTATAATTGATGAGAAACCCCTAATAACAAATGCTATTTTAGAAGAGAGCTCAAAATCTTTCGATAATGTCTTGCCACCATTGCCTACTTTCAGAAACCTCGAAAAAATTAACCAGGCAGTGAAATATGACGACAAATTCGAGAAGGAACATATCGGATCAAATACTTGA
- the MDG1 gene encoding Mdg1p (similar to Saccharomyces cerevisiae CRP1 (YHR146W) and MDG1 (YNL173C); ancestral locus Anc_2.81), whose amino-acid sequence MTSIEYTFEWPAGPKEVIVTGEFDEWKGTLPLVKSSTGAFELTFPVKIPEGRDKIFFKFIVDGNWVTSDAYNKGYDQLSGIENNYISETEAEALSENPAEAKIPEAGGLAFATAATRGPSKTEDPLETNVPVETKAPDETKVPEAAGLPFVAAAANGAVKTEEPEHALDSQAIKEVTKTVDPVDPPVPTPTEKHNGPTPGPVPHIPVNTSQAGMAAAASKEVSEPEQIRFKIVRRIRKNRKTGEVTILSEEKIPLGPDEVTPEGSIVHVEETGHIDSEPTPASQPSIPAETGTGVNQSGPEENVHILPIRDPAPNDETAHNPLAGGPGPVIPNNAAEIKAFTQVRDVDAKALNERLNSEVEGTSATTLDPKTNVSISNGGPVEPAPVTSKIEAEEVKKVENEPVPADVPSKVPVTTTTATKTSKKPSPKTASPPKSEEKKKKKGGFFSKLKKVFD is encoded by the coding sequence ATGACAAGTATCGAGTATACATTCGAATGGCCAGCTGGCCCTAAAGAGGTTATTGTTACTGGCGAATTCGATGAGTGGAAAGGAACCTTACCTCTGGTCAAGAGCTCTACAGGAGCATTTGAATTAACGTTTCCAGTGAAAATTCCTGAGGGTAGAGacaaaatattcttcaaattcatcgTTGATGGCAATTGGGTCACTAGCGATGCTTACAACAAGGGGTACGATCAGCTTTCCGGTATTGAAAATAACTATATCTCCGAGACGGAGGCTGAAGCGTTGAGTGAGAACCCTGCTGAGGCCAAGATTCCAGAGGCTGGTGGTTTGGCATTTGCAACAGCTGCTACTAGAGGACCTAGCAAGACTGAGGACCCGTTGGAGACAAATGTCCCAGTTGAGACAAAGGCTCCAGATGAGACAAAGGTCCCAGAAGCTGCTGGTTTGCCATTTGTTGCTGCCGCAGCGAATGGTGCTGTGAAAACTGAGGAACCAGAGCATGCATTGGATTCTCAAGCTATAAAGGAGGTCACAAAGACGGTGGATCCAGTTGACCCACCTGTACCAACGCCAACCGAGAAACACAATGGCCCAACTCCTGGACCTGTTCCACATATTCCTGTCAACACTTCGCAGGCAGGCATGGCGGCGGCAGCCTCTAAGGAAGTATCCGAGCCCGAACAAATTAGATTTAAGATTGTaagaagaatcagaaaaaatAGGAAAACAGGTGAGGTTACCATTCTTTCggaggaaaaaattccCTTGGGCCCTGATGAAGTCACGCCGGAGGGCTCAATTGTTCACGTGGAGGAGACTGGCCACATAGATTCGGAACCTACGCCTGCCTCTCAACCCTCAATACCAGCGGAGACAGGAACTGGAGTTAATCAATCAGGCCCTGAGGAGAACGTTCATATTCTTCCTATAAGAGACCCAGCTCCAAATGATGAAACCGCCCACAATCCATTGGCAGGCGGACCTGGTCCGGTAATTCCAAACAATGCAGCTGAGATCAAGGCATTTACCCAAGTTAGAGATGTTGACGCTAAGGCACTCAACGAAAGGTTAAACTCGGAAGTTGAAGGGACATCCGCTACTACCTTAGATCCCAAGACCAatgtttcaatttcaaatgggGGACCTGTTGAGCCAGCACCAGTAACTTCAAAGATTGAGGCCGAAGAAGTTAAAAAAGTGGAAAACGAACCTGTTCCTGCTGATGTTCCTTCGAAGGTGCCAGTCACTACCACGACCGCCACCAAAACCTCAAAGAAGCCTTCCCCAAAAACTGCAAGCCCACCTAAAtccgaagaaaaaaagaagaagaagggcGGATTTTTCTCTAAATTAAAGAAAGTTTTCGACTAG
- the NOP13 gene encoding Nop13p (similar to Saccharomyces cerevisiae NOP13 (YNL175C); ancestral locus Anc_2.80): MSDIENKKKEVNEEVQKALIDPTKKRKVADEIEIDLESSRPLSKKQKRLLRRGKTTLEELNAKFKIDPNSIEEFEKENKQKSEGASDTTASAEESQSSSKKDKKFGVWMGNLSFDTTKEDITRFLIAKTKDLEESMIIVEGSIARFNMPLAQNEGKKIRNKGFCYIDFHTKPQMDAAISLSESQLNGRNLLIKNSKSYEGRPDKDDLVSMSKNPPSRILFVGNLSFDTTDELLKNHFQHCGEIVKIRMATFQDTGKCKGFAFIDFKDEEGATKALRDKSCRKIAQRPIRMEYGEDRSKRQVRRKPEENVKRSFDLPETSDSRRQISSSHNFEKKQTAKPFKKQFNRNSSYDSNNRMKSSIALASAQRGSAAIVPSEGKKVKFD, from the coding sequence ATGAGTGAtattgagaataaaaagaaggaagtAAATGAAGAAGTTCAGAAAGCTCTTATTGATCCTACtaagaagagaaaagtcGCAGATGAAATTGAGATTGATTTAGAGAGTTCAAGACCTCtatcaaagaaacaaaaacgtTTACTTAGAAGAGGTAAAACTACTCTTGAAGAATTAAATGCCAAGTTCAAAATTGATCCAAACTCTATcgaagagtttgaaaaagagaataagCAAAAGAGTGAAGGTGCCTCAGATACAACAGCATCTGCAGAAGAAAGTCAATCCTCTTCCAAGAAAGATAAAAAGTTCGGTGTGTGGATGGGAAATTTATCTTTCGACACCACTAAAGAGGACATTACAAGATTTTTAATTGccaaaacaaaagatttggaagaatCTATGATTATTGTCGAAGGATCTATCGCAAGATTCAATATGCCTTTGGCACAGAATGAGGGTAAAAAAATTCGGAATAAAGGTTTCTGCTATATCGACTTTCATACAAAGCCACAAATGGACGCTGCCATCTCTTTGAGTGAATCTCAACTTAATGGTAGAAACTTACTGATAAAGAATTCCAAAAGTTACGAAGGTAGACCtgataaagatgatttAGTTTCTATGTCAAAAAATCCACCATCAAGAATTCTGTTCGTTGGTAATCTATCCTTCGATACTACAGATGAGCTACTGAAgaatcattttcaacactGTGGCGAAATCGTTAAAATTCGTATGGCCACTTTTCAAGATACCGGAAAATGCAAAGGTTTTGCGTTCATAGACTTCAAAGATGAGGAAGGTGCTACCAAAGCTCTTAGGGATAAAAGCTGTAGGAAAATAGCTCAAAGACCAATTAGAATGGAGTACGGTGAAGACAGAAGTAAAAGACAAGTAAGAAGAAAACCCGAGGAAAATGTTAAAAGGTCTTTTGATCTTCCAGAAACAAGTGATTCTAGACGTCAAATTAGTAGTAGccataattttgaaaagaaacaaacaGCAAAACCCTTCAAGAAACAGTTCAACAGGAATAGTTCATATGACTCAAATAATAGAATGAAGAGTAGTATTGCACTAGCCTCTGCTCAACGTGGTTCTGCAGCAATTGTTCCCTCTGAGGGTAAAAAAGTTAAGTTTGATTAA
- the APC1 gene encoding anaphase promoting complex subunit 1 (similar to Saccharomyces cerevisiae APC1 (YNL172W); ancestral locus Anc_2.82) has translation MNHVLLSPFTDSENSKTLNSLSPADFISSLSSNLGKGATSTRLVDSDATVNFYNSSNDRGDIWVTPDRRTVEWCVDDQCIRRFHYDNDVIKANFVDFATCNDCLVIVLQDMAHVYYIAKGDSTTVCFPFPVSNAFWCLQGIVLERKLPGNVEFYDLSDLDIQHRFITLSDPMAPFGHIEFSNKEKDGKSFKKLQNLSMLAFPSGENYHIAVLFDHVELKLHFYYTQLRLNSKNNDSASTVLNSPDSRKESRLDNVSSVSNSTKNLRKVSILNRRAASVNMTQDINDSSVLLPSGKKNQDSQPLPPSHSYPHNTRRTASATLDRMSGATSMAAASPNIDFSLNQNQQNLQPSHMPAQTQMHIQHQGQQFDQHQNQIESLSQAITSKADVTLTKISSMTLPHRISNDPSIKLKCIPIRFEDKEGIAIFDPKTRFSKIWLIDLLPEIINSISFKVYGNSPPNLIRLLSFNVDGVITDIFPYISSFLCGTLAIVFESHNELCLYNPFIDLSSPKEALNERICFISEKRMVKNKFQPTGIVPEYPKKDLQCLPTLFPLPKRSLVKHCFGAMKWICSPIVLFSVIFSWQSLMSKSQPERKIDISGSEFSAFSTVFELLILKSEKENCELEKTNGTQAFKYLDKLDLKTYLPKIIMGLHLIREELCLNILCKDDITRLGDFLSFFTSKMNWPLSWREYYGSQNYSADDIEPLIGVFAHPLDEPPSIMRSLYSITENSYLSVTPFISFSRLVEMDSEIDQIVTPQSYKILRLYEMIRAPNYSDQFLLEVLTNLKIEKEDIELYPIGIITPLKKMLQRVEDRLSQAGSSVNLSVIKRHDLKRYVGAIKHIANEIEIAFENNAQISKIVPGGFKNYSMSKPRDIFTILSDVVKSSRHFNTEKGLVTDNFQYTDDFDEGHTLKSNAALIFSEDRRFNDALTLLIYYKPHNVQFFSVASDYRKILKQKKNIARILSIRTCLSGLGLGAVTYSTEKPLATQKWMKPQLNFTYLFPDGTKISMEYTELDKEILDWGEFHGGVSSGLRISRKAKGINGSWIAFNNPKVLDAQQGGFLLGLGLNGHLRGLEEWHVYNYLSPKKTHVSIGLLLGMSASMKGTMDLKLTKVLSVHIVALLPPGSSDLNINLKVQTAGIIGIGLLYLMSHHRRMSELLYSQLTSLIIVNDEQVCDESYRIAAGISLGLINLGSGENFNSIKRGPNMTDQDESLEQISTSKTGPDEKLINGLLQILTECHDSEQDWIPENSQISAAIALILIFLKTKNHSIANTIRPNLKSMHMNFLPHIFMYREMAFHMIMWQTIGKDLDYLLEGLEDHIEPNVNTDNLPTYYIISARALSMGIKYASTGNLDMRNVLIHLIDRFLPFYQYPGDNRLDFRLTIIGINVLVNVLLVSVSLIMCGSGDLQVFRRIRYLHEVVSGKHSDLFKSYRGTQKNKKKVRKSSRRSASSGREFAVDDMDIEVEEDDVELERQHQGNDTGEEDEENEEYIEEESAFAPGENSESLSDEGSERDEDTTGLGSQGNDKKDDENHYAKFLASTMSLGFLFFGSGQYALRTSDHESISYLIISTLPTYMSTPPLQETKYFWSMAVEPRCLMFRDAKTEMPINDVFFQLKACFNEDILEEKNLKAPCLLPDIRKIQSLKVSDPNYYPLEISFGEKLKATDFFKTGSIVYIQRREQSNLADYGSNIESTQSVTNIQEALRKKMENNSQTVGNKECYSNIGDKLMEDLNLNDTTMIELETLTNERDVFTNDTRTYDLDMLCSDANSGDISEFHLEIWRKKHCA, from the coding sequence ATGAACCATGTGTTACTGTCACCGTTTACAGATTCAGAAAATAGCAAGACATTGAACTCTTTATCTCCGGCAGATTTCATATCCAGCCTAAGCTCAAATTTGGGAAAAGGCGCAACATCAACCCGACTGGTTGACAGCGATGCAACCGTGAACTTCTATAATAGCTCCAATGATCGTGGAGATATATGGGTCACTCCAGATAGAAGAACTGTTGAGTGGTGCGTGGATGATCAATGTATTAGGAGATTTCACTATGATAACGACGTGATCAAGGCCAACTTTGTGGATTTCGCGACCTGCAATGACTGTTTAGTGATTGTATTGCAAGACATGGCACATGTGTACTATATAGCAAAGGGTGATTCAACCACTGTTTGCTTCCCGTTCCCGGTGTCCAATGCATTTTGGTGTCTCCAGGGTATAGTGCTTGAAAGAAAGCTACCGGGAAACGTTGAGTTTTATGATTTATCGGATCTCGATATTCAGCATAGGTTCATCACCTTGTCGGATCCGATGGCGCCATTCGGACATATAGAGTTCtcaaataaagaaaaagacggcaagagtttcaaaaaactgcAGAACCTAAGCATGTTGGCTTTTCCCAGTGGGGAAAACTATCATATTGCAGTACTATTTGATCATGTGGAACTTAAGCTACACTTTTATTACACTCAATTGCGTTtaaattccaaaaataaTGACTCGGCCAGTACCGTTTTAAATTCTCCAGACAGCAGAAAAGAGTCGCGTTTAGATAATGTTAGCTCTGTAAGCAACAGCACTAAAAATTTGCGAAAGGTATCAATACTTAACAGGAGAGCTGCATCCGTTAATATGACTCAGGATATCAATGATTCCTCCGTGTTATTGCCAtcaggaaaaaaaaatcaagattcTCAACCGCTACCGCCGTCCCATTCATATCCTCATAATACTCGTAGAACTGCTTCGGCGACTTTGGATCGTATGAGTGGTGCAACTTCTATGGCTGCAGCATCTCCTAATATTGACTTTTCTCTGAATCAAAATCAGCAAAACTTACAGCCCTCCCATATGCCAGCTCAAACTCAAATGCACATTCAACATCAGGGACAACAATTTGATCAgcatcaaaatcaaattgaatCTCTAAGTCAGGCTATAACGTCTAAAGCTGACGTTACTTTgacaaaaatttcatcaatgacGTTGCCACATCGTATCTCAAATGATCCATCCATCAAGTTGAAATGCATCCCTATAAGATTTGAGGATAAAGAAGGAAttgcaatttttgatcCCAAAACTCGTTTTTCCAAGATTTGGCTGATAGATTTACTTCCTGAGATAATTAATTCGATATCCTTTAAAGTTTATGGTAATTCACCACCAAATTTGATCAGATTATTGAGTTTTAATGTTGATGGAGTCATTACTGATATTTTTCCCTACATATCAAGTTTTTTATGTGGCACTTTGGCTATCGTTTTTGAATCACACAACGAGTTGTGTCTTTACAATCCTTTCATAgatctttcttctccaaAAGAAGCTTTGAATGAGAGGATATGTTTCATATCTGAAAAGCGAATGGTAAAGAACAAATTTCAACCGACGGGGATAGTCCCCGAATAcccaaaaaaagatttacaATGCTTACCGACTCTTTTTCCATTACCCAAAAGGAGTTTGGTCAAACATTGTTTCGGTGCAATGAAATGGATTTGCTCACCTATAGTCTTATTTTCTGTAATATTTTCATGGCAATCCTTAATGAGCAAGTCACAgccagaaagaaaaatcgATATCTCTGGGTCTGAATTTTCTGCTTTTTCCACTGTCTTTGAACTACTCATTTTAAAATCAGAGAAGGAAAACTGtgagcttgaaaaaacaaatggtACACAAGCATTTAAATACCTTGATAAGCTGGACTTGAAAACATATCTACCAAAGATTATTATGGGGTTGCACCTTATTAGAGAAGAACTTTGCCTTAATATTTTATGCAAAGATGATATCACTCGGTTGGgagattttttatcattcttTACAAGTAAAATGAATTGGCCTTTATCTTGGAGAGAATATTATGGATCACAAAATTACTCTGCCGATGATATCGAACCACTAATAGGAGTTTTTGCTCATCCCTTAGATGAACCGCCATCAATTATGCGATCGTTATACAGTATCACTGAAAACAGTTATCTTTCAGTGACGCCATTCATCAGCTTTTCCAGACTAGTTGAAATGGATTCAGAGATAGATCAAATTGTAACACCACAAAGCTACAAGATACTAAGATTATATGAGATGATACGAGCTCCTAATTACTCCGATCAGTTTTTATTGGAAGTTTTGACAAATCTgaagattgaaaaagaagatattgaacTTTACCCTATTGGTATTATAActcctttgaaaaaaatgctgcAAAGAGTTGAAGACAGATTATCACAGGCTGGTTCCAGTGTTAATTTATCTGTGATCAAAAGGCATGATCTCAAAAGATATGTTGGAGCTATCAAACATATCGCAaacgaaattgaaatagcatttgaaaataatgcccaaatatcaaaaattgtaCCTGGCGggttcaaaaattattcCATGTCCAAACCTAGAGATATTTTTACCATATTGTCTGATGTGGTAAAGAGCAGTCGTCATTTTAATACCGAAAAAGGATTAGTGACTGacaattttcaatatacGGATGATTTCGACGAAGGGCATACTTTAAAGTCTAACGCAGCTCTCATTTTCAGCGAAGACCGAAGGTTTAACGATGCTCTTACGCTCCTCATATATTACAAGCCTCATAATGTCCAGTTCTTTTCAGTTGCCTCTGATTATAGAAAAATACtgaaacagaaaaagaatatcgCAAGAATCCTTTCAATAAGGACCTGTCTCTCTGGTTTGGGTTTAGGTGCTGTAACCTATTCAACAGAGAAACCATTGGCAACTCAAAAATGGATGAAACCGCAACTCAATTTTACTTACCTTTTTCCAGATGGCACTAAAATATCTATGGAATATACTGAATTagataaagaaattttagatTGGGGAGAGTTTCATGGTGGTGTGAGTTCTGGATTGAGAATATCTCGGAAAGCAAAGGGCATTAATGGCAGCTGGATAGCCTTTAATAATCCTAAGGTTTTGGATGCACAGCAGGGGGGCTTCTTACTCGGACTTGGTCTCAATGGGCATTTGAGAGGATTAGAAGAGTGGCATGTTTACAACTACCTAAGTCCCAAAAAGACGCATGTGAGTATCGGTTTATTATTAGGAATGAGTGCAAGTATGAAAGGAACAATGGATTTAAAACTTACAAAGGTATTGAGCGTGCATATAGTCGCGTTACTGCCACCTGGATCTAGTGATCTTAATATTAATTTGAAAGTACAGACAGCAGGAATTATTGGAATCGGCCTACTTTATTTAATGTCGCATCATAGAAGAATGAGTGAGCTCTTATATTCGCAGCTTACTTCACTCATCATCGTTAATGATGAACAGGTGTGCGATGAAAGCTACAGGATAGCTGCAGGTATTTCTCTGGGGTTAATCAACTTAGGATCAGGCGAGAACTTTAACTCAATTAAGAGGGGGCCTAATATGACAGATCAAGATGAATCTTTGGAACAAATATCTACCAGTAAAACTGGTCCGGATGAAAAACTTATTAACGGATTGCTTCAGATACTTACCGAATGTCATGATTCAGAGCAAGACTGGATTCCGGAAAACTCACAAATAAGCGCTGCTATCGCACTaattctgatttttttgaagactAAAAACCATTCAATTGCAAATACAATTAGGCCAAATCTAAAATCGATGCATATGAATTTCCTTCCACATATTTTTATGTATCGAGAAATGGCTTTCCATATGATCATGTGGCAAACTATCGGAAAGGATCTAGATTATCTGTTGGAAGGGCTAGAAGATCACATCGAACCTAATGTGAATACTGATAATTTACCAACTTACTACATAATATCAGCACGGGCTTTATCAATGGGTATCAAGTATGCTTCCACTGGCAATTTGGATATGAGGAATGTACTTATACACTTGATCGATAGgtttttacctttttaCCAATATCCCGGTGATAACAGGCTCGACTTTAGATTAACAATTATTGGGATTAACGTGCTAGTGAACGTATTACTAGTTTCTGTAAGCTTAATTATGTGTGGATCTGGTGATTTACAGGTATTTCGACGTATAAGGTACTTACATGAGGTAGTGTCCGGCAAACACTCTGACTTGTTTAAATCCTATAGAGGAACacagaaaaacaaaaagaaagtCAGAAAATCATCTAGGAGGAGTGCATCAAGTGGTAGAGAATTTGCAGTTGATGATATGGATATCGAGgtagaagaagatgatgtAGAATTAGAACGACAACACCAAGGAAACGATACTGGagaagaagacgaagaaaatgaagaatacattgaagaagagtCTGCCTTTGCCCCAGGAGAAAACTCCGAATCTCTTTCAGATGAAGGTAGCGAGCGAGATGAAGATACTACAGGTTTAGGTTCACAAGGCAATGATaagaaagatgatgagAACCATTATGCCAAGTTTCTTGCTTCTACCATGTCATTAggctttcttttttttgggtCAGGGCAATACGCTCTAAGGACTTCAGACCATGAAAGCATCTCATACTTAATTATTTCGACATTACCCACGTACATGTCAACACCTCCATTACAGGAGACAAAATACTTTTGGAGTATGGCTGTGGAACCCCGGTGTCTCATGTTCAGAGATGCGAAAACCGAAATGCCCATAAACGAtgtattttttcagctgAAAGCCTGCTTCAACGAGGATATTTTGGAGGAAAAGAACCTCAAAGCACCTTGCTTACTTCCTGATATAAGAAAGATacaatctttgaaagtctCTGATCCTAATTACTATCCACTTGAAATATCCTTTGGAGAGAAGCTTAAGGCAACCGACTTTTTCAAGACTGGTAGTATCGTGTATATTCAACGTCGAGAACAAAGTAATCTCGCAGATTATGGTTCCAACATTGAGTCAACCCAGAGTGTTACAAATATCCAGGAGGCAttaagaaaaaagatggaaaACAATTCGCAGACTGTGGGCAACAAGGAATGCTACTCGAATATTGGAGACAAATTAATGGAGGATTTGAATCTCAATGACACAACCATGATAGAACTGGAGACACTTACCAATGAAAGGGACGTATTCACTAATGATACGCGTACATATGATCTGGATATGTTATGTTCAGATGCTAATAGTGGTGACATATCAGAATTCCATTTGGAGATATGGAGGAAAAAACATTGTGCATGA